From a single Kitasatospora azatica KCTC 9699 genomic region:
- a CDS encoding sirohydrochlorin chelatase, with protein sequence MAHGTRDPQGVASYYQLLAEVRAQRPGTRVELAFLDHAEPGPAELLAGLRGTVVLVPLLLSTGFHLQVDLPAVAAAAPHLRTRIAPALGPHPLLADALESRLTEAGGPGDAVVLAAAGSTDPAGNADTARMAELLAARLGRPVAPGYLCAAAPTPAEAVAALRAAGHRRIAVAPYLMAPGYFARRAERSGGCVTAAPLGAHAELARLVLARYDQALDG encoded by the coding sequence GTGGCGCACGGGACCCGCGATCCGCAGGGGGTGGCCAGCTACTACCAGCTGCTGGCCGAGGTGCGCGCGCAACGCCCCGGGACACGCGTCGAGCTGGCCTTCCTCGACCACGCCGAGCCGGGGCCGGCCGAGCTGCTGGCCGGGCTGCGCGGCACGGTGGTGCTGGTGCCGCTGCTGCTGAGCACCGGCTTCCACCTGCAGGTCGACCTGCCCGCCGTGGCCGCCGCCGCGCCGCACCTGCGGACCCGCATCGCCCCGGCGCTCGGCCCGCACCCACTGCTGGCCGACGCGCTGGAGTCCCGGCTGACCGAGGCGGGCGGGCCGGGCGACGCGGTGGTGCTGGCCGCCGCCGGCTCCACCGACCCGGCGGGCAACGCCGACACCGCGCGGATGGCCGAGCTGCTGGCCGCGCGGCTGGGACGCCCGGTCGCGCCCGGCTACCTGTGCGCGGCCGCGCCGACCCCCGCCGAGGCGGTCGCCGCCCTGCGCGCGGCCGGGCACCGCCGGATAGCGGTCGCGCCGTACCTGATGGCCCCGGGCTACTTCGCCCGCCGGGCCGAGCGCAGCGGCGGCTGCGTAACCGCCGCCCCGCTCGGCGCGCACGCCGAGCTGGCCCGGCTGGTGCTGGCCCGCTACGACCAGGCCCTCGACGGCTGA
- a CDS encoding uroporphyrinogen-III synthase — translation MTALQPSSPLVGYTIGVTAARRREELVALLRRRGARVVEAPALRIMPLDDDAALRRATELCLTAPLDYVVATTGVGWRGWLSAADGWGYGARLAEVCRDAVVLTRGPKATGAVRAGGLSETWSPATEANEELLGWLLGRELRGRRVAVQEHGAPLDEFSAALRERGAEVIVVPVYRWAPPEDPLPLRRLVEQTARREVHAVTFTSAPAITAFLATADELGLREEVLAGLRTDVLPVCVGPVCARPLEEAGITPHCPDRGRLGAMVRTIESVLPARNRRELRSGANRLALQGNAVLIDDGPPVQLPPLLAAVLRALAEQPGRVLSRAELLRRVWVGTHADEHAVEAAVARLRAALGEHSRLVRTVPKRGYSLVAAL, via the coding sequence ATGACAGCACTTCAGCCTTCGAGCCCCCTGGTCGGCTACACCATCGGCGTGACCGCCGCGCGCCGCCGCGAGGAGCTCGTCGCGCTGCTGCGCCGACGCGGCGCCCGAGTAGTCGAGGCGCCGGCGCTGCGGATCATGCCGCTGGACGACGACGCCGCGCTGCGCCGGGCCACCGAGCTCTGCCTGACCGCCCCACTGGACTACGTGGTGGCCACCACCGGCGTCGGCTGGCGCGGCTGGCTGAGCGCCGCCGACGGCTGGGGGTACGGCGCCCGGCTGGCCGAGGTCTGCCGCGACGCCGTGGTGCTCACCCGTGGCCCCAAGGCCACCGGTGCGGTCCGGGCCGGCGGGCTGAGCGAGACCTGGTCCCCGGCCACCGAGGCCAACGAGGAACTGCTCGGCTGGCTGCTCGGCCGCGAGCTGCGCGGGCGCCGGGTGGCGGTGCAGGAGCACGGCGCGCCGCTGGACGAGTTCTCGGCCGCCCTGCGGGAGCGCGGCGCCGAGGTGATCGTGGTGCCGGTCTACCGCTGGGCCCCGCCCGAGGACCCGCTGCCGCTGCGCCGGCTGGTGGAGCAGACAGCGCGCCGCGAGGTACACGCGGTGACCTTCACCAGCGCGCCCGCGATCACCGCCTTCCTCGCCACCGCCGACGAACTCGGGCTGCGCGAGGAGGTGCTGGCCGGGCTGCGGACCGATGTGCTGCCGGTCTGCGTCGGGCCGGTCTGTGCCCGCCCGCTGGAGGAGGCCGGGATCACCCCGCACTGCCCGGACCGCGGGCGCCTGGGCGCGATGGTGCGCACCATCGAGTCCGTGCTGCCCGCCCGCAACCGGCGCGAACTGCGTTCGGGCGCCAACCGGTTGGCGCTGCAGGGCAACGCCGTGCTGATCGACGACGGACCCCCCGTGCAGTTGCCCCCGCTGCTCGCGGCGGTGCTGCGGGCACTGGCCGAGCAGCCGGGCCGGGTGCTCAGCCGGGCCGAACTGCTGCGCCGGGTCTGGGTCGGCACGCACGCCGACGAGCACGCGGTGGAGGCCGCCGTCGCCCGCCTGCGCGCCGCCCTCGGCGAACACTCCCGGCTGGTGCGGACCGTACCGAAGCGGGGCTACAGCCTGGTGGCGGCGCTGTGA
- a CDS encoding molybdopterin oxidoreductase family protein, which translates to MTTTDTHCPYCSLQCGMRLAAPAVPGGAPRVLERPDFPVNRGALCGKGQSATVLLGEGHRLSSPLVRDTRGGALRGASWQEALDRVADGLRGAAERHGREAVAVFGGGGLTNEKAYLLGKFARVVLRTPNIDYNGRFCMSSAAAAHRIAFGLDRGLPFPLADIAAADCVILVGGNPAETMPPALRYFRELRERGGTLIVVDPRRTRTAEQADLHLQPVPGTDLALALGLLHLAVADGRVDQDFVAERTTGFEAARAAAMAHWPERVERITGVPASRLRETLDLFADASRAIVLTARGPEQQSKGTDTVGAWINLCLALGKAGREGSGYGCLTGQGNGQGGREHGQKADQLPGYRSIEDPAARAHLAAVWEVDPADLPGAGRSAYELLDTLGTEGGARAMLLMGSNPVVSAPRAAHITERLRALDFLAVSDLVLSETAQLADVVLPAAQWAEETGTLTNLEGRVILRQAAFAPPPGVRSDLHVLRELADRLGVAKGFPEDPEEVFEELRRASSGGQADYAGISYDRIRAEDGVHWPCPTEDHPGTPRLFLDRFATPDGRARFAPVSYRPAAEEPDADYPLYLTTGRVLAQYQSGAQTRRVPELAKAAPGPFVELHSQLAERLGVAEGEALTVTSRRGRAVAPARVTDSIRPDTVFMPFHWAGAGRANTLTNPALDPVSRMPEFKVCAVRVERVR; encoded by the coding sequence ATGACGACGACCGACACCCACTGCCCGTACTGCTCGCTGCAGTGCGGCATGCGCCTCGCCGCGCCGGCTGTGCCGGGCGGCGCGCCGCGGGTGCTGGAACGTCCCGACTTCCCGGTCAACCGCGGCGCGCTGTGCGGCAAGGGGCAGTCGGCCACCGTCCTGCTGGGCGAGGGCCACCGGCTCAGCTCGCCGCTGGTGCGCGACACCCGGGGCGGCGCGCTGCGCGGCGCGTCCTGGCAGGAGGCGCTGGACCGGGTCGCCGACGGGCTGCGCGGCGCCGCCGAGCGGCACGGCCGGGAGGCGGTCGCGGTCTTCGGCGGCGGCGGGCTGACCAACGAGAAGGCCTATCTGCTCGGCAAGTTCGCCCGGGTGGTGCTGCGCACGCCGAACATCGACTACAACGGCCGGTTCTGCATGTCCTCGGCGGCCGCCGCGCACCGGATCGCGTTCGGTCTGGACCGCGGGCTGCCGTTCCCGCTGGCCGACATCGCCGCTGCCGACTGCGTGATCCTGGTCGGCGGCAACCCGGCCGAGACGATGCCGCCGGCCCTCCGCTACTTCCGCGAACTTCGCGAGCGGGGCGGGACGTTGATCGTGGTCGACCCGCGTCGCACGCGCACCGCCGAGCAGGCCGACCTGCACCTGCAGCCGGTCCCCGGCACCGATCTGGCGCTCGCCCTGGGCCTGCTGCACCTGGCGGTGGCAGACGGGCGGGTGGACCAGGACTTCGTGGCCGAGCGCACCACCGGCTTCGAGGCGGCCCGCGCCGCCGCCATGGCGCACTGGCCGGAGCGGGTGGAGCGGATCACCGGCGTCCCGGCATCCCGACTCCGCGAGACGCTGGACCTCTTCGCCGATGCGTCGCGGGCGATCGTGCTCACCGCCCGCGGCCCCGAGCAGCAGAGCAAGGGGACCGACACCGTCGGAGCCTGGATCAACCTGTGCCTGGCGCTCGGCAAGGCCGGCCGGGAGGGCTCCGGCTACGGCTGCCTGACCGGCCAGGGCAACGGGCAGGGCGGGCGCGAGCACGGCCAGAAGGCCGACCAGCTGCCCGGCTACCGCTCGATCGAGGACCCGGCCGCCCGCGCGCACCTCGCAGCGGTCTGGGAGGTCGACCCCGCCGACCTTCCGGGCGCCGGCCGCTCGGCCTACGAGCTGCTCGACACCCTCGGTACCGAGGGCGGTGCCCGGGCGATGCTCCTGATGGGCTCCAACCCGGTGGTCTCCGCGCCGCGCGCCGCGCACATCACCGAGCGGCTGCGCGCGCTGGACTTCCTCGCGGTCAGCGATCTGGTGCTCTCCGAGACCGCCCAGCTGGCGGACGTGGTGCTGCCGGCCGCGCAGTGGGCCGAGGAGACCGGGACGCTGACCAACCTGGAGGGCCGGGTGATCCTGCGGCAGGCCGCCTTCGCCCCGCCGCCCGGAGTGCGCAGCGACCTCCACGTGTTGCGCGAGCTGGCGGATCGGCTGGGGGTGGCGAAGGGGTTTCCGGAGGACCCCGAGGAGGTCTTCGAGGAGCTGCGCCGGGCCTCCAGCGGCGGCCAGGCCGACTACGCGGGCATCAGCTACGACCGGATCCGCGCCGAGGACGGCGTCCACTGGCCCTGCCCCACCGAGGACCACCCCGGCACGCCGCGGCTCTTCCTGGACCGCTTCGCCACCCCGGACGGCCGGGCCCGCTTCGCCCCCGTCTCCTACCGCCCGGCCGCCGAGGAGCCGGACGCCGACTACCCGCTCTACCTGACCACCGGCCGGGTGCTGGCGCAGTACCAGAGCGGCGCGCAGACCCGCCGGGTGCCGGAACTGGCCAAGGCCGCACCGGGCCCGTTCGTCGAGCTGCACTCGCAGCTGGCCGAGCGGCTCGGGGTGGCCGAGGGCGAGGCGCTGACGGTGACCAGCCGGCGCGGCCGGGCCGTGGCCCCCGCCCGGGTGACCGACTCGATCCGGCCCGACACCGTGTTCATGCCCTTCCACTGGGCCGGGGCCGGCCGGGCCAACACCCTGACCAACCCCGCGCTCGACCCGGTCTCCCGGATGCCGGAGTTCAAGGTCTGCGCCGTCCGAGTGGAGCGGGTGCGATGA
- a CDS encoding NAD(P)/FAD-dependent oxidoreductase: MRIAVVGAGLAGARFAQQYRALGGQGELTVYGAEERVPYNRVLLAEVLSGRYDPEAIALPYGPGVALRTGCEVLAVDPSARRLSLAGGESADYDELVLATGANPVLPPLRGLRGSDGLKAGVHAFRTLADCARLAEDAATAKRAVVIGGGVLGVSAARALAALGMPVEIVHQAPHLIERQLDERAAEALRLALARLGVESYLGNRARALQGEDRVTGVELASGYLLDADLVVLACGVRPRTGLAHAAGLAVRSGVLVDDRLRASAPGSHAIGDCAEHRGSVHGLAEPAYQQADLLAARLSGADPTARYTGSRPLARLTAGPLEYAAFGDTAEDQPGTDVLRLADPTRGSYKKLVLRGDRLVGGILLGDLATVGALTRAYERDDPLPPDPLPLLTTHRGVRP; the protein is encoded by the coding sequence ATGAGGATCGCGGTGGTGGGAGCGGGACTCGCGGGCGCGCGGTTCGCCCAGCAGTACCGGGCGCTCGGCGGGCAGGGCGAACTGACCGTCTACGGCGCCGAGGAGCGCGTGCCGTACAACCGGGTGCTGCTCGCCGAGGTGCTCTCGGGGCGCTACGACCCCGAGGCGATCGCACTGCCGTACGGCCCCGGGGTCGCGCTTCGGACCGGCTGCGAGGTACTGGCCGTCGACCCGTCCGCCCGACGACTGTCGCTGGCCGGTGGCGAGTCGGCCGACTACGACGAGCTGGTGCTGGCCACCGGCGCCAACCCGGTGCTGCCACCGCTGCGCGGACTGCGCGGCTCCGACGGGCTCAAGGCGGGCGTGCACGCCTTCCGCACCCTGGCCGACTGCGCGCGCCTCGCCGAGGACGCCGCCACCGCCAAGCGGGCCGTGGTGATCGGCGGCGGAGTGCTCGGCGTGAGCGCCGCCCGGGCGCTGGCCGCGCTCGGCATGCCGGTGGAAATCGTGCACCAGGCACCGCATCTGATCGAGCGTCAACTCGACGAGCGGGCCGCCGAGGCGCTGCGGCTCGCGCTCGCCCGGCTCGGTGTGGAGAGCTACCTCGGCAACCGGGCCCGCGCGCTGCAGGGCGAGGACCGGGTGACCGGGGTCGAACTGGCCAGCGGCTACCTGCTGGACGCCGACCTGGTGGTGCTCGCCTGCGGGGTCCGCCCGCGCACCGGCCTGGCGCACGCCGCCGGCCTGGCGGTGCGCAGCGGCGTCCTGGTGGACGACCGGCTGCGGGCGAGTGCGCCCGGCAGCCACGCGATCGGCGACTGCGCCGAGCACCGCGGCAGCGTCCACGGCCTGGCCGAACCCGCCTACCAGCAGGCCGACCTGCTGGCCGCGCGGCTCTCCGGTGCCGACCCGACCGCCCGCTACACCGGCTCGCGCCCACTGGCCCGGCTGACCGCGGGGCCGCTGGAGTACGCCGCGTTCGGCGACACGGCCGAGGACCAGCCCGGCACCGACGTGCTTCGGCTGGCCGACCCGACCCGAGGCTCCTACAAGAAGCTCGTGCTGCGCGGCGACCGGCTCGTCGGCGGCATCCTGCTGGGCGACCTGGCCACGGTCGGCGCCCTGACCCGGGCGTACGAGCGGGACGACCCGCTGCCCCCGGACCCGTTGCCCTTGCTCACTACCCACCGAGGAGTCCGCCCATGA
- the nirB gene encoding nitrite reductase large subunit NirB — translation MISKDLVLVGHGMVGQRFLEALFEQPTTGQSHRWRVTVLAEEPRPAYDRVHLTSWFSGTTAEELSLCSAEFVEQHGIDLRLGDPATAIDREARTVTTRSGSVLSYDALVLATGSYPFVPPVPGHDAQGCHVYRTIEDLEAITAGAAGATVGAVVGGGLLGLEAAGALRAMGLQTHVVEFAPRLMALQVDDGGGAVLRRKIEDLGVQVHTGAGTQRIEAGPDGQVRSMALSDGSELAVDLVVFSAGVRPRDQLARDCGLSVGERGGIAVDRHCRTSDPQIWAIGECALAVDGRVYGLVAPGYAMADTVARELTGSSAEFTGADMSTKLKLLGVDVASFGDALGATEGSVEVLYADSRAGVYKKLVVSADGRLLGGVLVGDADSYATLRPLAISRAELPAPAEQLLLPAAAGSGGPLVLPDEAVVCSCHNVTKGSIRAAVSEQGLHTVPEVKKCTKAGTGCGSCIKLLDSIVAEELAAGGIETARGLCEHFVHTRAELYEIIRVKGITSFSRLIDEHGTGEGCDTCKPTVASILASLGNGHVLDGEQAALQDTNDHFLANLQRNGSYSVVPRVPGGEITADGLITIGEIARDFGLYTKITGGQRIDLFGATVDQLPEIWRRLVDAGFESGHAYGKALRTVKSCVGQTWCRFGVQDSVALAIELELRYRGLRAPHKLKSAVSGCARECAEAQSKDFGVIATAEGWNLYVGGNGGMTPRHADLLATDLDHDTLLRTIDRFLMFYIRTADRLERTASWLDRLEGGLDHLRAVLLDDSLGICDELDELMARHVETYQDEWAATLADPERVRRFVSFANAPGTPDPTVRFVPERDQIRPARPDEDGRILISSPTLEVRSR, via the coding sequence ATGATCTCGAAGGACCTGGTGCTGGTCGGCCACGGCATGGTCGGACAGCGTTTCCTGGAAGCCCTGTTCGAGCAGCCGACGACCGGGCAGTCGCACCGCTGGCGGGTCACCGTGCTCGCCGAGGAGCCCCGCCCGGCCTACGACCGGGTGCACCTGACCTCCTGGTTCTCCGGCACCACCGCCGAGGAACTCTCGCTCTGCTCGGCCGAGTTCGTCGAGCAGCACGGCATCGACCTGCGGCTCGGCGACCCGGCCACCGCGATCGACCGCGAAGCCCGCACCGTGACCACCCGATCGGGTTCGGTGCTCAGCTACGACGCGCTGGTGCTGGCCACCGGCTCCTACCCGTTCGTGCCGCCGGTGCCGGGCCACGACGCCCAGGGCTGCCACGTCTACCGGACCATCGAGGACCTGGAGGCGATCACCGCCGGCGCCGCGGGCGCGACGGTCGGCGCGGTGGTGGGCGGCGGCCTGCTCGGACTGGAGGCCGCCGGCGCGCTGCGCGCCATGGGACTGCAGACCCATGTGGTGGAGTTCGCCCCCCGGTTGATGGCGCTGCAGGTGGACGATGGCGGTGGCGCGGTGCTGCGCCGCAAGATCGAGGACCTCGGGGTGCAGGTGCACACCGGCGCCGGCACCCAGCGGATCGAGGCCGGCCCGGACGGCCAGGTCCGCAGCATGGCGCTCTCCGACGGTTCCGAACTCGCCGTCGACCTGGTGGTCTTCTCGGCCGGCGTGCGCCCGCGTGACCAACTGGCCCGCGACTGCGGCCTGTCGGTCGGCGAGCGCGGCGGCATCGCGGTGGACCGGCACTGCCGCACCTCGGACCCGCAGATCTGGGCGATCGGCGAATGCGCGCTGGCGGTCGACGGCCGGGTCTACGGCCTGGTCGCCCCCGGCTATGCGATGGCCGATACGGTGGCCCGCGAACTGACCGGATCCAGCGCCGAGTTCACCGGCGCCGACATGTCCACCAAGCTCAAGCTGCTGGGTGTGGACGTGGCCAGCTTCGGCGACGCGCTGGGCGCGACCGAGGGCTCGGTCGAGGTGCTCTACGCCGACAGTCGGGCCGGCGTGTACAAGAAGCTGGTGGTCAGCGCGGACGGCCGACTGCTCGGCGGTGTGCTGGTCGGCGACGCTGACTCCTATGCGACACTGCGCCCGCTCGCCATCAGCCGGGCCGAACTTCCCGCGCCGGCCGAGCAGTTGCTGCTCCCGGCGGCGGCCGGCTCGGGTGGCCCGCTGGTGCTGCCGGACGAGGCGGTGGTCTGTTCATGCCATAATGTCACCAAGGGCAGCATCCGGGCGGCGGTCTCCGAGCAGGGTCTGCACACCGTCCCGGAGGTCAAGAAGTGCACCAAGGCCGGTACCGGCTGCGGCAGTTGCATCAAGCTGCTGGACTCGATCGTGGCTGAGGAGCTGGCCGCCGGCGGCATCGAGACGGCCCGCGGGCTGTGCGAGCACTTCGTCCACACCCGCGCCGAGCTCTACGAGATCATCCGGGTCAAGGGCATCACCAGCTTCTCCCGGCTGATCGACGAGCACGGCACCGGCGAGGGCTGCGACACCTGCAAGCCGACGGTCGCCTCGATCCTGGCCAGCCTCGGCAACGGCCATGTGCTGGACGGCGAGCAGGCCGCCCTGCAGGACACCAACGACCACTTCCTGGCCAACCTGCAGCGCAACGGCTCCTACTCGGTGGTGCCCCGGGTGCCCGGCGGCGAGATCACCGCCGACGGCCTGATCACCATCGGCGAGATCGCCCGCGACTTCGGCCTCTACACCAAGATCACCGGTGGTCAGCGGATCGACCTGTTCGGTGCCACCGTCGACCAGTTGCCCGAGATCTGGCGCCGCCTGGTGGACGCCGGCTTCGAGTCCGGGCATGCCTACGGCAAGGCCCTGCGCACCGTGAAGTCCTGTGTCGGACAGACCTGGTGCCGCTTCGGGGTGCAGGACTCGGTGGCCCTGGCGATCGAACTCGAGCTGCGCTACCGGGGTCTGCGGGCGCCGCACAAGCTCAAGTCCGCGGTCTCCGGCTGCGCCCGCGAGTGCGCCGAGGCGCAGAGCAAGGACTTCGGCGTGATCGCCACCGCCGAGGGCTGGAACCTCTACGTGGGCGGCAACGGCGGCATGACACCCCGGCACGCCGACCTGCTGGCCACCGATCTGGACCACGACACGCTGCTCCGCACGATCGACCGGTTCCTGATGTTCTACATCCGCACCGCCGACCGGCTGGAGCGCACCGCGTCCTGGCTGGACCGGCTGGAGGGCGGTCTCGACCACCTGCGCGCCGTGCTGCTGGACGACTCGCTCGG